The genomic stretch AGTCATTCCAACTCACCAGCAGACTTGCtcttctctgagccatctttctaattGGAGTCTTTCAAACCAGAAGGAATGCCCACATCCTCCCCCCCCTCCACCTTGTCTGATCTGCTCCTACCTGCTGCCCCAGTCTCACCAAGATGAGTCATACCCTCCAGGCCTCAACggtcctctcttcttcccctccctttctgtgATGTCCCACCCTGAAAACTCATCCCTCTTCTCTAGTAGCTCTCCAAACTGTCAGGGAAAAGACAGCCTAGGAGTTGGCACCTTAAAAAGGCTCCTGATGTGGATGAGAAATAAGAAACTTGAGTCAGTGGTTacgcaaccccccccccccccgtgttaTTTCTCTGAGCCTGttttttgagaagaaaaaaaaaaaaaacaagtaggcCTGTCAAAGCACCAGGTTTAAATAGGCGCTTCCTACCTACTTCACTTTACTAGCTTTGTAACCTGACCTAAGTTCTTGCATGACACCTCTGGGCCTCTATTTTCTCATCTATATACTGGGAACATCAGCAGCAAAGTCTCAATTTAGGGGCTGTTGTAAAATCACAAGTGCAGGCTcagtagtggtggtacacacctttaatcccagcactcgggaggcagaggcaggcgggaggccagcctggtccacaaagctacacagaaaaaccctgtctcgaaaaaccaaaccaagaaaaaaaacccaaacaaacaaaagtgcatgtgtgtgaagaaaTGTTTTGTAATGACTGGTTGAGTACCATTACCTTGTTGAAATCTAAGGTTCACCCTTTCTTTATGTGCTCATTACTACCATTTAACCAATTAAAACTCACCTCCATTCCAGAGATGGTAAAATACAGAGAATGCATGTATTCTCTGCCTGATGAGGCTAGAAATAATCTGTGGAAACATGAAAATCTGGAACAAACAAGGAAAGGTCCAAAGGAGCAGGAGCTATTGTTACAAACTGTCAGTGGCCTGAAAGATTGGCATCCAAGATTGAGAATGATACTTTGAATTAATTACATAGCACCTTGCAGGTTAGGATGTGGCTCAATGGCAAAGTACTACCTAGCATAAGGGAGGCCCTGCATTCTATGGGGGTGGGGCTACAATAATAACACCTCAGGAGCATCTAGACAGTCCCATAATTAAGTAAATTAATATTTCTCtgattaaatatatgaatattcaaCCCCAGAACAAAAACAGTACATTAGATTAGgttattaaaagcaaaataacatcCTTTACTTTTTGAGCAATTTGGATTGTCTGAGTTTTAGACTAAAGCACTAACAAGTACTGTTGAAGTGCTTCTTCCAAGTGCTTCACACGGAGGAACTACCAAAACCTTTCCTCTTTTCCAGGTTAGGAAACCAAGAGGGACATGAAGTGACTGCTGCTGAGTGGTAGGGCTGGGATCAACCTCGGGCAGGCTGGCAAGGATCAGCTTCTATCGGCTCTACTATACTTACTGCCTCGCAATCTTTGAGGGACCAACACCATCAGAAGGATTCACAGGTCTGAGGGTACTAGAATGCCTGGATCTAAGCAGGTAGACCATGGCAAGACAGTGGTCAAGAAACAATATGGAAAGAATGGATGACAGAGGGAAAGGTAAGGAAGAGATGAGAGGACTCCTGGAAGCCCTGCTACTTCCATAGTGAAGGGGCAAGAACACTACATTCAAAAGATTGAGCCTTCCTGTGGGGTATAGGTGCTGCTTCCTATAAGATCCTGTGTGTATAGAGGGCTTTTCTTCTACCTTGGGCAATAGAATTATACTGACTAGCTTCCTGATTGGGATCTTCTAGAAAGATGTCTATATTCCAAACTATCCAAATCACTCTGAGGTGAAGACACTTCTGGAGTGTGGCAAGCTCAAGCTTCCTTCAGGTCATAAGAGTGGAAGCTCGCAGGGTAGTGGTGgagtacctttaatcccagcactcgggaggcagagccaggctaggttgaggccagcctgaaatacacagagaaaccctgtctcaaaaaaccaaaagagaaaaaaagagcagaAGCCTCTCCTAGTCACCAGTGTTGCTGCTACAAGTGGACATCCTCTGATGTGCCCTCTGGCCAGTTACTGTCACTTTCCAAGCAAATAACATCTAGAGGGAATCTATGAAAATACATAGACTATATCATgacaaaacacacatttaaacaATCAAGATCCAGGGAAGCTAAATCTCTCAAACAGTGAGATTTGTCTACACAAAGAACATGCTgggcagccaggcgttggtgacacacacctttaatcccagcactctggaggcagaggcaggtggatctctgtgagttcgaggccagcctggtctacaaagtgagttccaggacagcctccaaagctacacagagaaaccctgtctcaaaaaaaaaaccaaaaaaaaaaaccaaaaaaaaatgttgaggaTGTGACAGTGACCTGAAGGCCCTAAGGTACAAGAAAGGCACAAAAGGGGGATAAAATCCTAGGGGCAGAAGTCAGTATGTGAACAGGAGATCCACCAAAACACATATACTAGGGTGTTTACAAACCAGGTAAACCTAgacaaggcatggtggcacatgcttgtaatcctagcactggaggactgtgagctcaaagccaacCTATGCTACAGAGGGAGATTCTGCCTAAAAACAATGTATACTAACTCCTAATGTGTTAAGTTACAAAGATCTGGGgattattgattttaaaaaagctAGCCTGCATCATGTGCCATCCAGCTTTTCCCCAGGGTAACCTAAAAATCTAgttcagtgcttctcaacctttgTACTACTGCTACCTTTTAATAccattcctcatgctgtggtgaccccccaaccataaaattattttcattgctacttgtcattttgccactgttatgaattgtaatgtaaatgaattgtaatataaatatctgttttctgatgatcttaggtgacccctgtgaaaaccccaggggttgcaacccacaggttgagaaccactggtctagaggatCTTGCCAAACCTCCATCCAAGTTGAGCCTACATGCTACTTTAGATTTACTGTTTGTGATACaatgaccctatctcaaaatgagGAGAGAACTTGCCTTTTCAGGTGATGCAACCCTATGCCCAGACCGCATAGCTTTGGAAAGGTTTGCCACCTGAAGCTCGGGTCCCACTTTCTTTGCTGTATGCCCTCATGAAGCCAGTTGAGGTGAGAAGTACTTCAGTGTTCTTTTAACTACCAGCATGGTCCTGCTGATGTATCAAGTAAAATTGCTGACCCCTGCTATGATGTTCCTATGACACTCAGACCAACACCTTAGACTTTTCTCACAAGGAAAACAGAGTTTTAGGAACATGGTTTAGGCACAAACACTACAAACACATAGTGGGAAAAGCTGCACACATACCCAGACCCATCTCCTCACCTCTCCCACATACTCCATAACAAAGCTATTTTTGCGGATCTTTTCCAGCGTGCGGACACCCCAGCCTCGCCCATCATTAGTACGGAAGATGCAGAGGTCGTAGCGGATGCCTTTCTGGACTACACGGTTAGGGCAATCATAGCCACAGCAACATCGGGAGTTACACTCGTAGATGGGCTGACCAGCTTTCAGCCGCACTTGGCCTTGGTCATTGTAGGCAAACTTGTGCAGGGATGCTCCAGGGCAACAGCCTCCAGTGGGTGCCAACAGACAGTCCTGGCACTCACAGCCAACAGCCACCTGGTTGAGGGTGATGCCCTCACCAACACGATACTCATTGATATAGACAAAGGACCGTGGAGGGCCATCCAGGTCTACCTCATTCTCCACAGTGATGCGTCCCAGGTGGCTGCGCTTGGCATTGAGCTCTTGCTCCCAGCGCTGCAGTGCCCGCCTCTGCTTGGCCTTCTGCACCAGGTAGTTAGCTAAGTTTGGGTCCAGATGCCTGGGTGGCTTTGACCGGCGGTGCCGCCGGAGAAGCTCTCTTTCTAAGTCCTTGTGGAACTGCTTGAGAATGCGCACACACTTGAGATTCTGCCGTGGCTCCCAAGTGTTTTCTGAGTCGGGATATCCACGCCACTTAACCAGGTAGTACTCTTGCTCCTGTTAAGAGGACAGGGACAGAAGGGTACCATAAATTTGAGACCCTTGTGGCAACAGAGAACATTCACCCCACCCCACACTACTCTAGAATGGTTCCATGCAGTGCCTCTGGAGTAAAAATTACTAAATCCAACTTCCACTCACCCTCTTATTATCTGTTGAAATTCCTACTTTTCAACCCCCCAAGACCACTTCCTCCTCTATATTCCAATGATCTGTTCAGGCCCAAAACCCTGTAGTTATTCTTGGTTCCTCTTTTGCTCACACTCCCCAATAAATACACTCAGAATCTGACCCCTTTACTGCATTAAAACATTGCCACTGCAGCCAGTCAGTCCTCTGGTAGGTGCCTCTACTGATCCCCCTGTTTTTACCCTCACTGTTTCAGTTTTCTGCACAGTGCCAGGGGAGGGGGAGCTTTAATTGCTGGGAGTCAGCCATAGGACAGAGTTTAAAATGGCAATCTGTAGCTTCCTGGCTATGTTGCCTTAGGCAAATAAAGCATGCCATGTCTGTTACCTCAtctgtaaagaagaaaatatataagtGGGAGGAggattatatacataaaatatacacatatctaTAATGCCATCagtaaactgaggcagaaggattctgCGTTTAGGAACAGTCTTTacaacatagcaaaaccctgtctaaaaataaagaaaaagagaaaaggaaaaacagttaATATTTTTTTGTAGCACTCGCTATGTAGCAGgtattttcctgagcaactgacACACCCTAGAATTCTTACAACTCCAGTcctccccattttacagacagggaAAATGAAGACTACATTTCAACTAACCAAGTTGCTTTCAGTGGGCTCTAATACCGCATAACCTTTTCTGGCAGTTAACAGTTACTGTATCATCTTGCATTATCAGAGTTTAAAAAGTTTCTAGTGTGCATACTAAGTATTGTCATCTTTACTTTCACTCCTAGGTTCAGAATCTCAATCTTTGTATCCCGCAAGTACAAGTGGAAAAGACATTCTTTGAGGATTCATTCTGCCTATATTTCTGAGAAAGCTACTTGATTTCCTTGcctgtaaaatggaaataagacAGTCAATTCATCCCATTTTACCCCAGGTGAAAATCCTCTTTGTAAAGAGatgtgggggttgggtggggaagaGGGTCCCCTGCCAGGGCAGTCTCACACATCCCCACCAGACTTACACGGATCTTCTTATAATCACACAGGTACTCGACTTCAAAGTCATAAAGATTCTTCTTAGAAACGCCAAGGGCGGGACAAGAAAGCTTGGCCAGTCGGCACAGATCCTGAAGCTGATTCCAGGATGATTTGCAACAtactctgcagcctggaatgagAAGGCCTAGGAATCACACAAAATTTAATCAGGCCTTAACCAAAGCTAAGACCCTCTACAACAGGACCATGTCAATTCCTTGAAGCCTAATACCCAGGGAAACTCCTGGAGAGGAGCCTGCCCACAATGCAGTCACCACACCCTTCTTTCCCTGACACCAAAGAGTCCAGTTCTCCTATGAGAGAGGACCCATCCAATCTTCTAATCCAAAGCCTGCCCCCTAACCCTGGAACAGCAAGGCTGTAAATGGATCTTGTGGCATGGACTGCATGTAAAGGGATCTAAACACTCCCAGAACTTAAACTGCCTGCAGACTTGCTTCAAGTTCAAGACCTAATCACCTCTCTATCCACTTTGCAAAAGAAAGACAACAGCTTCCTAGCTCCATAGGGTGCATGCCCTaaaggtgtgtggggggaggaTGAAAATCCCCAGGGTACCAAACAGAGGTGTTAACTCTGAAGCCTGGTCTTCAATCACTTAGCTGAAACTCCTGTGTATTtcggaattttaaaaaaatggggatttttaaaaaatgtaattttagacCCGGCGGCGggggtgcacgtctttaatcccagcactccggagacagagacaggtggatctctgtgagtttgaggccagcttgatctacagggcaagttccagaacaggttccaaaaggctaaagaaaaaccctatctcgaaaaaccaaaaaaaaaaatgtaatttttagacACATTAACAGCAAAGTCTGGGACATCAAGCCATCCATAATCAAACACATTAACAGCACACATATCTACAGCAAAAGCCTGAATTTTCTACGTTAAATATCCTCAGTGAATATCAATCCCACTTTGAAGATCTCCCTTTGTGCCGGTTGGTGGAgctgccagcactcaggaggcagagaaaagcagcagatctgagttccaggccaacctggtctatagagcaagttccaggatagccaaacccaaaaagagaaaacctttggtggcacacgcctttaatcccagcatttgggaggcagagattggaggatctccgagtttgagaccagcctggtctacagagttccaggacagcctccaaagccacagaaaaaccctgtctcaatcccccctcaaaaaaagagagaaaacctgtcttgaacaaacaacaaaaaagatttccttttgccatgatttaagaaaaactatttttagggctttttatattttgaaattataaagatTGTGTAAAGGTGTTAAATTAAGCTGGGTGTAGCAGTAAATGCCTTTAGaaccagcccttgggaggcaggggcaggcatatctcagatctctgagttcgaggtcagccaaGTCAACACAAAGAGACCCagtctcggaaaaacaaacaaaaaaagatacaagcggggcggtggtggtgcacgcctttaattccagcactccggatgtagaggcaggtggatctctgtgagttcgagatcagcctggtctacaagagtgagtgccaggacagcgtccaaagccacagagtaaccctgtctcggaaccgcgcccccccccccaaagatggAACATTACTGAGAGCTTCCTTGACTTAGTCTGGGCTATTTTATACACCCAAGGTCTACTTTTCCAGACTGCATTATCATTTGTCTTATCCCATGTTTCCGTGAAAAGTACAACTCAATGCAAAGGGTTCTGCGTTCAATTCAGGAACATGTAAACAGTACATGTGGTAAGTCAGTGACACTATCACGAGGGTCtctaaaactgttcaagacaaacggacttaaaatacatttttccttCAAAGCACACCCATTATGTGCTTTCAAAGccgttttttaaaaaatcacatcatGTCACAAAACACCTGATGCTAACTGTATGCTGTCGCTATCCAATGccgtttttttaaaaatgctgaatATTTTCTGCCCCGTTATACAACTCAAACCTAAAACAATCCGAATGAAATAAATACTCTAGATTGTTCACCTAAAAACATACAGGCACTTTTCAAAATCATTGCGTGTACACCCATCCTTTAGCCAAGGCCCAGCGAAACTAAGCCTCCTCCTCCGAGGCCTTTGCTTTCCCAAAGCCTTCAACCTGCATTTGAAAACCCTCGGAAGTGGCCCCAAATAAAATTTCCAGCATCTGGCTGCGCACTAAGCACAGCTGCCGTAGCCCTCGGAGCTCCGGCTCACACTTGTGGAATCTATTCTCACAGCTCCACTCACTGCCGAGGAGCCTGCCCAACACACAGTCACCCCTCTTTTCCTGCACATGGAGGAGTCCAGCCCTCCTATTACCGAGGCCCCCATTCTCTCTTCTGAGGAGAATCTTCTCCCCTAAACCTTGCCCCCTCACGCCTATATCCTTCCCACCTAGAGCCGCCGGTTCCCCCATTTTGAGAAGAGGGTCCGTTCCCCTTTTTCCTCCCCTTCCGGCGTCTCCCGTGAAAAGCGAAAGGGTAATGGTCACCAGGAGCCGCTTTTCCCGCGTGTGGTCGCAACCTTCTCCTCAGGACTCTCTCGCGCGCGTGAACGCGCCGGCCGTCAGCGCGCGACCGAGAACCCCTGCGCGCAGCCTGCGCAGCCCCGCGCCCCCCGCGGCCGAAGCACGCGCCCCCTCCCCTCAGCCCCGCCCAGCCCGCGCGCCGGCCCGCGCTCTTCAGCCCCATCTTTTCCGCGCCGGCTCTCTAGCTCCAGGCTTCGTGGCTCCGGACGCCTAGCCCGGAGCCCTGGACACCTTCCCTCCATTCTATTCCACCGGGCCAGTAGCCTGCGCCTCAGCCACCACAGCTTCACCTTTTAAATTTTCCGCCATCTTTCTCCACAGCTAACGACATTCGGGCCTAGCAGGCCTCGCGAGAAGAGAGCGCGCGCGGGCGTGGTCGGGGACGCGCAGCCTATTGGTCGTCGCTCAACGCCCGCAGCCCCCGCGCGGACCAACCGGTGAGCCGTGACCGAACCCCTCCCGTCCCCAGGAGCGGGTCTCCAAGCCTGCTGCTCGCTGCTCTTTCCCAGAGTGCGTCTGGGCAGTAGAAGTGGTTGAAGTTGCTCAAGGCCCTGCCCCGTCCGTCACATTGCTAGCCAATCACATCGCGAGCCATTCATAAAGGGACTGTTTTGTCAGACTCCAATTATGTCCGTCATTATATTTTAACCTCAAGCAGGCATTCACTTCCAGGATGGACCTAGCGCTATATATAGGTGCACAGTCGGTCACCtgattcaaataaataataagtca from Cricetulus griseus strain 17A/GY chromosome X, alternate assembly CriGri-PICRH-1.0, whole genome shotgun sequence encodes the following:
- the Suv39h1 gene encoding histone-lysine N-methyltransferase SUV39H1 isoform X4 — its product is MGEPAALGCRVCCKSSWNQLQDLCRLAKLSCPALGVSKKNLYDFEVEYLCDYKKIREQEYYLVKWRGYPDSENTWEPRQNLKCVRILKQFHKDLERELLRRHRRSKPPRHLDPNLANYLVQKAKQRRALQRWEQELNAKRSHLGRITVENEVDLDGPPRSFVYINEYRVGEGITLNQVAVGCECQDCLLAPTGGCCPGASLHKFAYNDQGQVRLKAGQPIYECNSRCCCGYDCPNRVVQKGIRYDLCIFRTNDGRGWGVRTLEKIRKNSFVMEYVGEIITSEEAERRGQIYDRQGATYLFDLDYVEDVYTVDAAYYGNISHFVNHSCDPNLQVYNVFIDNLDERLPRIAFFATRTIWAGEELTFDYNMQVDPVDMESTRMDSNFGLAGLPGSPKKRVRIECKCGTTACRKYLF
- the Suv39h1 gene encoding histone-lysine N-methyltransferase SUV39H1 isoform X2 produces the protein MAENLKGCRVCCKSSWNQLQDLCRLAKLSCPALGVSKKNLYDFEVEYLCDYKKIREQEYYLVKWRGYPDSENTWEPRQNLKCVRILKQFHKDLERELLRRHRRSKPPRHLDPNLANYLVQKAKQRRALQRWEQELNAKRSHLGRITVENEVDLDGPPRSFVYINEYRVGEGITLNQVAVGCECQDCLLAPTGGCCPGASLHKFAYNDQGQVRLKAGQPIYECNSRCCCGYDCPNRVVQKGIRYDLCIFRTNDGRGWGVRTLEKIRKNSFVMEYVGEIITSEEAERRGQIYDRQGATYLFDLDYVEDVYTVDAAYYGNISHFVNHSCDPNLQVYNVFIDNLDERLPRIAFFATRTIWAGEELTFDYNMQVDPVDMESTRMDSNFGLAGLPGSPKKRVRIECKCGTTACRKYLF
- the Suv39h1 gene encoding histone-lysine N-methyltransferase SUV39H1 isoform X3, translating into MGEPAALGLLIPGCRVCCKSSWNQLQDLCRLAKLSCPALGVSKKNLYDFEVEYLCDYKKIREQEYYLVKWRGYPDSENTWEPRQNLKCVRILKQFHKDLERELLRRHRRSKPPRHLDPNLANYLVQKAKQRRALQRWEQELNAKRSHLGRITVENEVDLDGPPRSFVYINEYRVGEGITLNQVAVGCECQDCLLAPTGGCCPGASLHKFAYNDQGQVRLKAGQPIYECNSRCCCGYDCPNRVVQKGIRYDLCIFRTNDGRGWGVRTLEKIRKNSFVMEYVGEIITSEEAERRGQIYDRQGATYLFDLDYVEDVYTVDAAYYGNISHFVNHSCDPNLQVYNVFIDNLDERLPRIAFFATRTIWAGEELTFDYNMQVDPVDMESTRMDSNFGLAGLPGSPKKRVRIECKCGTTACRKYLF
- the Suv39h1 gene encoding histone-lysine N-methyltransferase SUV39H1 isoform X1, which produces MAENLKGLLIPGCRVCCKSSWNQLQDLCRLAKLSCPALGVSKKNLYDFEVEYLCDYKKIREQEYYLVKWRGYPDSENTWEPRQNLKCVRILKQFHKDLERELLRRHRRSKPPRHLDPNLANYLVQKAKQRRALQRWEQELNAKRSHLGRITVENEVDLDGPPRSFVYINEYRVGEGITLNQVAVGCECQDCLLAPTGGCCPGASLHKFAYNDQGQVRLKAGQPIYECNSRCCCGYDCPNRVVQKGIRYDLCIFRTNDGRGWGVRTLEKIRKNSFVMEYVGEIITSEEAERRGQIYDRQGATYLFDLDYVEDVYTVDAAYYGNISHFVNHSCDPNLQVYNVFIDNLDERLPRIAFFATRTIWAGEELTFDYNMQVDPVDMESTRMDSNFGLAGLPGSPKKRVRIECKCGTTACRKYLF